A genomic window from Streptomyces mirabilis includes:
- the disA gene encoding DNA integrity scanning diadenylate cyclase DisA — MAANDRAAAPGKSGGSSGADGLMRASLSAVAPGTALRDGLERILRGNTGGLIVLGWDKTVESMCTGGFVLDVDFTATRLRELCKLDGGIVVDKDITKILRAGVQLVPDPTIPTEETGTRHRTADRVSKQVGFPVVSVSQSMRLIALYVDGQRRVLEDSAAILSRANQALATLERYKLRLDEVAGTLSALEIEDLVTVRDVSAVAQRLEMVRRIATEIAEYVVELGTDGRLLALQLDELIAGVEPERELVVRDYVPEPTAKRSRTVDEALSDLNALAHSELLELPTVARALGYTGSPEALDSAVSPRGFRLLAKVPRLPGAIIDRLVEHFGGLQKLLAASVDDLQAVDGVGEARARSVREGLSRLAESSILERYV; from the coding sequence GTGGCAGCCAACGACCGGGCAGCAGCTCCCGGAAAGTCCGGTGGGAGCTCCGGTGCCGATGGCCTGATGCGCGCCTCACTGAGCGCCGTGGCACCTGGCACGGCCCTGCGCGACGGGCTCGAGCGGATCCTCCGCGGGAACACCGGCGGACTCATCGTGCTCGGCTGGGACAAGACCGTCGAGTCGATGTGCACGGGCGGTTTCGTCCTGGACGTCGACTTCACGGCGACCCGGTTGCGCGAGCTGTGCAAGCTCGACGGCGGCATCGTCGTCGACAAGGACATCACCAAGATCCTGCGGGCGGGCGTCCAGCTCGTGCCCGATCCGACGATCCCGACGGAGGAGACCGGCACCCGGCACCGCACGGCGGACCGGGTGAGCAAGCAGGTCGGCTTCCCCGTCGTCTCGGTCTCCCAGTCGATGCGTCTGATCGCGCTGTACGTCGACGGTCAGCGCCGCGTCCTGGAGGACTCCGCCGCGATCCTCTCCCGCGCCAACCAGGCCCTCGCGACCCTGGAGCGCTACAAGCTCCGCCTCGACGAGGTCGCGGGCACGCTCTCCGCGCTGGAGATCGAGGACCTGGTCACCGTCCGGGACGTGTCGGCGGTGGCGCAGCGCCTGGAGATGGTGCGGCGCATCGCCACGGAGATCGCCGAGTACGTGGTGGAGTTGGGCACGGACGGGCGTCTGCTCGCCCTCCAGCTGGACGAGTTGATCGCGGGCGTGGAGCCCGAGCGGGAGCTCGTGGTCCGGGACTACGTGCCGGAGCCGACCGCGAAGCGCTCCCGCACGGTCGACGAGGCCCTCTCCGACCTGAACGCCCTGGCCCACTCCGAGCTCCTCGAACTGCCCACGGTGGCGAGAGCCTTGGGCTACACCGGCTCCCCCGAGGCGCTCGACTCGGCGGTCTCCCCGCGCGGCTTCCGCCTCCTTGCCAAGGTCCCGCGTCTGCCCGGCGCGATCATCGACCGCCTCGTGGAGCACTTCGGCGGTCTGCAGAAGCTCCTCGCCGCGAGCGTGGACGACCTTC